The Anabaena sp. WA102 genome contains a region encoding:
- a CDS encoding YqaE/Pmp3 family membrane protein — MNLLRILIGLFLPPLGVFLTVGFGPTLLINILLTLLGWLPGSIHAVWVIVKHEENINREEGTY, encoded by the coding sequence ATGAACTTACTGCGTATACTTATCGGTTTATTTCTACCTCCCTTGGGGGTTTTTCTCACCGTTGGATTTGGTCCAACTTTGTTAATTAACATTTTGCTGACTCTGCTTGGTTGGCTTCCTGGTAGCATTCATGCAGTTTGGGTAATTGTCAAGCATGAAGAAAATATTAATAGAGAGGAAGGTACTTATTAA
- the petJ gene encoding cytochrome c6 PetJ, with the protein MKKLIVLILCTFCLWTINFTSPANALDTAKGAEIFSFHCAGCHINGENIIRRGKNLKKNALKKYGMDSLEAITAIVTNGKNNMSAYKKRLTTEEIQQVAAYVLEQAEKDWK; encoded by the coding sequence ATGAAAAAACTAATAGTATTGATATTATGCACATTTTGCTTGTGGACTATCAATTTCACCTCACCCGCTAACGCTTTAGATACAGCCAAAGGGGCAGAAATTTTTAGTTTTCATTGTGCTGGTTGTCATATTAATGGGGAAAATATCATTAGACGCGGTAAAAACTTAAAAAAGAATGCACTTAAAAAATATGGCATGGATTCTTTAGAAGCGATTACAGCCATTGTCACTAATGGTAAGAATAATATGTCAGCTTATAAAAAAAGATTGACAACTGAGGAAATTCAGCAAGTTGCAGCTTATGTTTTGGAACAAGCAGAAAAAGACTGGAAATAA
- a CDS encoding aldo/keto reductase — protein MMLPQESYLQFTPDLKICRILNGMWQVSGGHGRINPKTAIESMFQYVDAGFTTWDLADHYGPAEDFIGEFRRQLIATRGEEAVNNIQAFTKWVPRAGKMTKKLVEENIDISLRRMDVKSLDLMQFHWWEYRDANYLDALKYMVELQTEGKIKHLALTNFDTEHLQIITEAGIKIVSNQVQFSLVDRRPQVNMVKFCQEHDIKLFTYGSICGGLLSEKYLNKPELKGLEINTTSLRKYKQMIDNWGGWGLFQQLLNTLKTIANKHQVSIANVAVNYVLNQPAVGGVIVGARLGIAEHLSDNARVFSFNLDAEDIGKIDAVSEQSKDLYKLIGDCGDEYRR, from the coding sequence ATGATGTTACCTCAAGAAAGCTATTTACAATTTACTCCCGACTTGAAAATTTGCCGAATTTTAAATGGAATGTGGCAAGTTTCCGGTGGACATGGACGCATTAACCCCAAAACTGCCATTGAGTCTATGTTTCAATATGTTGATGCTGGTTTTACAACCTGGGATTTAGCAGACCATTATGGACCAGCAGAAGATTTTATTGGTGAGTTTCGTCGTCAACTGATAGCGACTCGTGGAGAAGAAGCTGTAAATAATATTCAAGCTTTTACCAAGTGGGTTCCTCGTGCGGGGAAGATGACAAAAAAACTGGTTGAGGAAAATATTGATATTTCTTTGAGAAGAATGGACGTTAAATCATTGGATTTAATGCAGTTTCACTGGTGGGAATATCGAGATGCTAATTATTTAGATGCTCTCAAATATATGGTAGAATTGCAAACAGAAGGTAAAATCAAACATTTAGCTTTAACTAATTTTGATACCGAACATTTGCAAATTATCACCGAAGCAGGAATCAAGATTGTTTCTAATCAAGTGCAGTTTTCTTTAGTTGACAGAAGACCACAGGTAAACATGGTTAAATTTTGTCAAGAACATGATATTAAGTTGTTTACCTATGGTAGTATTTGCGGTGGTTTGTTATCAGAAAAGTATTTGAATAAACCAGAACTTAAAGGCTTAGAAATAAATACCACCAGTTTGAGAAAATACAAACAAATGATTGATAATTGGGGTGGTTGGGGACTATTTCAACAGTTACTAAATACCTTAAAAACCATTGCTAATAAACATCAAGTAAGTATTGCTAATGTGGCTGTAAATTACGTTTTAAATCAGCCAGCAGTTGGGGGTGTAATTGTGGGTGCAAGGTTAGGAATTGCAGAACATTTGTCAGATAATGCTAGGGTGTTTAGTTTCAATTTAGATGCTGAGGATATCGGGAAAATAGATGCAGTTTCTGAACAGTCAAAAGATTTATATAAGTTAATTGGTGATTGTGGAGATGAATATAGACGTTAA
- a CDS encoding Uma2 family endonuclease: METLTLNIPPAVNLTDEQFYQLCIANEPWQLELTQTGELIIMPPTGGESGIRNSDITTDLSIWNRQTKLGKVFDSSTEFKLPSGAYRCPDAAWVKLARWEALSKEEKKRFPPLCPDFVIELRSETDSLEKLRAKMREYQNNGALLGWLIDPQTPLVEIYRYGKDVEVLNFDVDNPPKLSGEDILPGFILDLQIILNP; the protein is encoded by the coding sequence ATGGAAACCCTCACCTTAAACATACCTCCCGCAGTAAATTTAACAGATGAGCAGTTTTATCAACTTTGCATTGCCAACGAACCTTGGCAATTAGAACTTACCCAAACGGGAGAATTAATTATTATGCCTCCCACAGGTGGAGAAAGCGGAATTAGAAACTCAGATATAACTACAGATTTAAGTATTTGGAATCGTCAAACTAAATTAGGTAAAGTATTTGATTCTTCTACAGAGTTTAAATTACCCAGTGGTGCTTATCGCTGTCCTGATGCAGCTTGGGTAAAACTAGCACGTTGGGAGGCTTTAAGTAAAGAAGAAAAAAAACGGTTTCCCCCCCTTTGTCCTGATTTTGTGATTGAATTGCGATCAGAAACGGATAGTTTAGAAAAATTACGCGCTAAAATGCGAGAATATCAAAATAATGGGGCGCTTTTAGGTTGGTTAATTGATCCACAAACACCCTTAGTAGAAATTTATCGTTACGGAAAAGATGTAGAAGTTTTAAACTTTGATGTTGACAACCCACCAAAACTTTCTGGTGAAGATATTTTACCGGGCTTTATTCTCGATTTGCAGATAATTTTAAATCCATAG
- a CDS encoding VOC family protein: MISQKNIPTGYLRKVHHIAFNVQNMAASRHFYGHILGLHELTGDEIPETLIELVNTGKVANFATPDGTIIDLFGEPELLPPDPDPSKSFTRAYHLAFDIDPELFDQALAVIQENNLVIAYGPVSRPTGRGVYFYDPDGFMIEIRCDPD, encoded by the coding sequence ATGATTTCTCAAAAAAATATTCCCACTGGCTACCTCCGCAAGGTTCATCATATCGCTTTTAACGTCCAAAATATGGCAGCATCTCGCCATTTTTATGGTCATATTTTAGGCTTACACGAACTTACAGGGGATGAAATACCAGAAACATTAATAGAACTTGTCAACACCGGAAAAGTCGCCAACTTTGCCACTCCTGACGGTACAATTATTGACTTATTTGGAGAACCAGAATTATTACCACCAGATCCAGATCCCAGTAAGTCTTTCACTAGAGCGTATCATTTAGCCTTTGATATTGATCCAGAACTATTTGACCAAGCATTAGCAGTAATTCAAGAAAATAATTTGGTCATTGCTTATGGACCAGTTTCCCGTCCTACTGGTAGAGGAGTGTATTTTTATGATCCCGATGGGTTTATGATTGAAATTCGTTGTGATCCTGATTAA
- a CDS encoding DNA polymerase III subunit delta': MFSSLIGQQQAVELLTQSVKQHRVAPAYMFVGADGVGRSLAAKCFIELLFSSSIKPDQIPILHNRIQQRNHPALLWVEPTYQYQGQRLTPAEAAEKGVKRKAPPVIRLEQIREITQFLSRPPLEAARNIIVLEQAETMAESAANALLKTLEEPGKATLILIAPSPESVLPTLVSRCQKVPFYRLNTAAMTEVLTQTGNAEILQHPEVLNIAAGSPGNAISSYQQLQTIPSEFIAQVKKTPTSYRHALELGKKIDKELDTEAQLWLIDYLQQYYWQQIHEPKIIQQLEKTRKHLLCYAQPRLVWECTFLALFQISQNP; encoded by the coding sequence ATGTTCTCGTCATTAATCGGACAACAGCAAGCGGTAGAATTATTAACTCAATCCGTTAAACAACATCGAGTTGCACCAGCTTATATGTTTGTGGGTGCTGATGGTGTAGGCAGAAGTTTAGCAGCAAAATGTTTTATTGAATTACTTTTTTCTAGTTCTATAAAACCCGATCAAATTCCCATTTTACACAATCGCATTCAGCAAAGAAATCATCCAGCTTTATTGTGGGTAGAACCAACTTATCAATATCAAGGACAAAGACTCACCCCAGCAGAAGCAGCCGAAAAGGGAGTTAAACGCAAAGCACCACCGGTTATTCGTTTAGAACAAATTCGAGAAATTACGCAATTTCTTTCTCGTCCACCATTGGAAGCAGCGCGGAATATCATAGTATTAGAACAAGCAGAAACAATGGCGGAATCTGCGGCAAATGCGTTGTTAAAAACTTTAGAAGAACCGGGAAAAGCGACATTAATTTTAATTGCTCCCTCCCCCGAATCTGTGCTACCAACTTTAGTATCCCGTTGTCAAAAAGTTCCCTTTTATCGGTTAAATACTGCGGCTATGACTGAGGTATTGACACAAACAGGAAATGCCGAAATTTTGCAACATCCAGAAGTTTTAAATATAGCCGCAGGTAGTCCAGGAAATGCCATTTCCTCCTACCAACAATTACAAACCATTCCTAGCGAATTTATCGCCCAGGTGAAAAAAACGCCAACATCTTACCGTCATGCTTTAGAATTAGGTAAAAAAATTGATAAAGAATTAGATACAGAAGCCCAATTATGGTTAATTGACTATTTACAACAATACTATTGGCAACAAATACATGAACCTAAAATTATTCAACAATTAGAAAAAACTCGGAAACATTTACTTTGTTACGCCCAACCTCGTTTGGTTTGGGAATGTACATTTCTAGCCTTATTTCAAATATCCCAAAATCCGTAG
- the tmk gene encoding dTMP kinase, producing the protein MSGKFIVFEGVEGCGKTTQMQRCFQWLESLNISVILTREPGGTELGKDLRALLLEKSPSKPVGEVTELLLYAADRSQHIEEELKPNLAIGKFILCDRYTDSTIAYQGYGRGLNMNLIHQLNQIATGGLESDLTIWLDVDVEVGLSRKRGQAKLDRIEQETITFHRRVQQGYTELAASNPSRIVRIDGNDSQDIVQKSIQEILQQRLFS; encoded by the coding sequence ATGAGTGGTAAGTTCATTGTATTTGAAGGTGTGGAGGGTTGTGGTAAAACTACTCAGATGCAACGGTGTTTTCAGTGGTTAGAAAGCTTAAATATATCAGTAATACTGACTCGTGAACCAGGGGGAACGGAGTTAGGAAAGGATTTACGGGCGTTATTATTGGAAAAGTCACCAAGTAAGCCGGTGGGGGAAGTCACGGAACTATTATTATATGCAGCGGACAGGTCACAACATATTGAAGAAGAGTTAAAACCTAATTTAGCCATAGGGAAATTTATTCTGTGCGATCGCTATACTGATTCTACTATCGCCTATCAAGGTTATGGTAGAGGTTTAAATATGAATCTCATTCATCAACTTAATCAGATTGCTACTGGTGGCTTAGAAAGTGATTTAACTATTTGGTTAGATGTAGATGTAGAGGTAGGACTATCCCGCAAACGGGGACAAGCTAAACTAGATAGAATTGAACAGGAAACTATTACTTTTCATCGTCGGGTACAGCAAGGATATACAGAATTAGCTGCATCCAATCCATCCCGAATTGTGCGAATAGATGGCAATGACAGTCAAGATATCGTTCAAAAAAGTATCCAGGAAATTTTACAGCAACGCCTGTTTTCATAA
- a CDS encoding response regulator: MNTIPISRYRFFQNIQPISLLKKITNNSFTGCLQVFSESGAWSIYMDQGKLIYAGYSEEMFEPLYRNLQRLSQQISTLPMGINEQVRMIFEKDLENQSIPNPDYLAICWLVNQKYISHFQTALLIEQLALEVLESLLDLEYGSYEFVRHTFLDNLPKFCHLNLRTLVEQCQSGVKVDVQENLNFENHHQSPSHTTYHEQLPKSNSEQVDSQLHIHQPINSPVRERKKYSILGVDNDYSILNTVENFLDEQIFSVLKFMDSSQALMEILRVQPDMILLNVEMPNLDGYEICSLLRKHSHYKNTPVILMTERIGLRDKAKAKFVRANGYLEKPFSQGDLLKIIFHHIV; this comes from the coding sequence ATTAACACAATTCCGATTAGTAGATATAGATTTTTTCAAAATATCCAACCAATTAGCTTATTAAAAAAGATTACTAATAATTCTTTTACTGGTTGTTTGCAGGTATTTAGTGAGTCGGGTGCTTGGTCAATATATATGGATCAGGGTAAACTAATTTACGCTGGTTATTCTGAGGAAATGTTTGAACCTCTTTATCGTAATTTACAGAGATTGAGTCAGCAAATTTCGACTCTTCCTATGGGTATTAATGAACAGGTACGGATGATTTTTGAAAAGGATCTTGAAAATCAGTCAATACCAAATCCAGATTATTTAGCAATTTGTTGGTTAGTTAATCAAAAATATATTAGTCACTTTCAGACTGCTTTGTTGATTGAACAATTAGCATTGGAGGTTTTAGAATCATTACTAGATTTAGAATATGGCAGTTATGAATTTGTTCGACATACTTTTTTAGATAATCTTCCTAAATTTTGTCATTTAAATTTAAGAACTTTAGTAGAACAATGTCAATCAGGGGTTAAGGTTGATGTTCAGGAAAATTTGAATTTTGAAAATCATCATCAATCCCCGTCACATACTACATATCACGAACAGTTACCTAAAAGCAATTCTGAGCAAGTTGATTCTCAACTACATATACATCAGCCGATAAACTCCCCAGTTAGGGAGAGGAAGAAATATAGTATTTTGGGTGTGGACAATGATTATAGCATATTAAATACTGTGGAAAATTTTTTAGATGAGCAAATATTTTCTGTGCTGAAATTCATGGATTCTTCCCAAGCTTTAATGGAAATTTTGCGAGTACAGCCCGATATGATTTTATTAAATGTAGAAATGCCTAATTTAGATGGCTATGAAATCTGTTCTTTATTGCGGAAACACTCGCATTATAAAAATACTCCTGTGATTTTGATGACCGAAAGAATCGGATTAAGAGATAAAGCTAAAGCCAAATTTGTGAGGGCTAATGGCTATTTAGAAAAGCCTTTTTCTCAAGGGGATTTACTGAAAATTATTTTTCATCATATTGTGTGA